Proteins encoded within one genomic window of Rhipicephalus microplus isolate Deutch F79 unplaced genomic scaffold, USDA_Rmic scaffold_16, whole genome shotgun sequence:
- the LOC119166681 gene encoding uncharacterized protein LOC119166681 produces MVLRTLEIPVSEYPKHNMNGYTFLAFLGVIAAAYAGGYGLGYGHGYGLSYGYGGYGHGYGHGNHGAIVATNLQKFVHHAPARAVAVAHHGYGYYHGLGYGHGLGYGHGLGHSVALGHGYGYGHGLGHYG; encoded by the exons ATGGTGCTGCGGACACTGGAAATTCCCGTTTCCGAGTACCCTAAACACAACATGAACGGATAC ACCTTCCTCGCCTTCCTTGGTGTCATCGCCGCAGCTTACGCCGGTGGCTATGGCCTCGGGTATGGCCATGGCTATGGTCTTAGCTATGGCTATGGTGGCTATGGACACGGCTATGGACACGGCAATCATGGAGCAATTGTTGCCACCAATTTGCAGAAGTTTGTTCACCATGCCCCTGCCCGTG CTGTTGCTGTTGCCCATCATGGCTATGGCTATTATCATGGTCTTGGCTATGGCCATGGTTTGGGCTATGGACATGGTCTCGGTCACAGTGTTGCCCTCGGACATGGTTACGGCTATGGCCACGGTCTCGGACACTACGGTTAA